A region of Vigna radiata var. radiata cultivar VC1973A chromosome 6, Vradiata_ver6, whole genome shotgun sequence DNA encodes the following proteins:
- the LOC106763325 gene encoding elicitor-responsive protein 1-like — translation MAIGFMEVQLVKAKGLRNTDIFGKMDPYVLIQYNGQEKRSKVADGQGKNPVWNERFIFKVEYPGSNDQHKLIFKIMDKDLFKDDFVGEAIIHVGDLLAQGVENGGAKLQTLKYRVVRANKSYCGEIDVGVTFTPKVEDKFAEEQIGGWKESDNYLA, via the exons ATGGCAATTGGTTTCATGGAGGTGCAACTTGTCAAAGCAAAAGGCCTACGTAACACTGATATCTTTG GTAAAATGGATCCTTATGTTCTGATACAATACAATGGCCAAGAGAAAAGGAGTAAAGTCGCTGATG GGCAAGGAAAGAATCCGGTATGGAATGAACGGTTTATCTTCAAAGTAGAGTATCCTGGATCAAACGATCAACACAAGCTCATCTTCAAAATTATGGACAAAGATTTATTTAAAGACGACTTTGTTGGAGAAGCCAT AATTCATGTGGGGGATTTATTGGCCCAAGGAGTAGAGAATGGAGGAGCTAAGCTACAAACTCTAAAGTATAGAGTGGTTCGTGCAAACAAGTCTTATTGTGGAGAAATTGATGTTGGTGTTACTTTTACTCCCAAG GTGGAAGACAAATTTGCTGAAGAACAGATAGGAGGATGGAAAGAAAGTGATAACTATTTAGCTTAA
- the LOC106764164 gene encoding elicitor-responsive protein 1, giving the protein MAFGFMEVELVKAKGLHDTDVFARMDPYVLLQYKGQERKSSVIHEGGRNPVWNEKFVFKVEYPGSGDQYKLNLLIMDKDVFSADDFVGQAAVYVKDLLAEGTEKGSAELRPHKYSVVRADQSYCGEIEVGITFTLKEQEYAEDDDVGGWKQSCF; this is encoded by the exons atggcATTTGGGTTCATGGAGGTGGAGCTGGTGAAAGCAAAGGGTCTTCATGATACTGATGTCTTTG CTCGTATGGATCCTTATGTCCTGTTACAATACAAAGGTCAAGAGCGAAAGAGCAGTGTAATTCATG AGGGAGGCAGAAATCCTGTATGGAATGAGAAATTCGTATTCAAAGTAGAATATCCCGGTTCAGGTGACCAATACAAGCTCAACCTTTTAATCATGGACAAGGATGTATTTTCTGCAGATGACTTTGTTGGCCAGGCTGC AGTTTATGTAAAGGATTTATTGGCAGAAGGAACAGAGAAGGGATCGGCTGAGCTTCGTCCTCACAAGTATAGTGTGGTTCGTGCTGACCAATCTTATTGTGGTGAAATAGAAGTTGGTATAACTTTCACCTTAAAG GAACAGGAATAtgctgaagatgatgatgttggAGGATGGAAGCaaagttgcttttga
- the LOC106763075 gene encoding serine/arginine-rich SC35-like splicing factor SCL30: protein MRRNSPAYYSPPRRGYGGRGGGSNRRGFGGGRRRDNNNGSLLVRNIPLDCRPEELRVPFERFGPVRDVYIPKDYYSGEPRGFAFVQFVDPYDASEAQYHMNRQIFAGREISVVVAEETRKRPEEMRHRTRARGPAGYGGRRSSHYGRSRSRSITRSRSPPYHSGSRSRYRSRSYSPAPRRQSDYSVSPRRQAEHRRSPRGPPRERDGELKRRSYSPAYGNGIEQNQSNGYAEKSMYKSEADRGQWKSSRSPLGSRSRSADLSPRRGR, encoded by the exons ATGCGGCGGAACAGTCCTGCATACTACAGTCCTCCGCGGCGAGGATACGGTGGCCGTGGAGGAGGGTCCAATAGAAGGGGATTCGGTGGAGGCAGGCGCAGGGACAACAACAATGGAAGCCTCTTGGTTCGGAACATTCCTCTCGATTGCAGACCTGAGGAGCTTCGTGTTCCTTTCGAGCGATTCGGACCTGTTCGCGATGTTTACATACCCAAAGATTATTACTCTGG AGAACCTCGAGGCTTTGCATTTGTGCAGTTTGTGGATCCTTATGACGCCTCAGAGGCACAGTACCATATGAACAGACAGATCTTTGCTGGAAGGGAAATATctgttgttgttgctgaagAGACAAGAAAAAGACCAGAGGAGATGCGACACAGGACCAGAGCCAG AGGACCGGCAGGCTATGGAGGCAGAAGGTCTTCTCATTATG GGCGTTCTCGATCTCGCTCTATTACTAGATCACGCTCACCACCTTATCATTCTGGTTCTAGAAGTCGGTATCGTTCAAG gTCCTATTCTCCTGCTCCAAGACGGCAAAGTGATTACTCTGTTTCCCCTAGGAGGCAAGCAGAGCATCGTAGATCACCAAGAGGTCCTCCCAGGGAGCGAGATGGTGAACTAAAGCGTAGATCTTATTCTCCTGCATATGGCAATGGTATTGAACAGAATCAAAGCAATGGATATGCTGA GAAATCTATGTACAAGTCTGAAGCTGATCGAGGCCAGTGGAAGTCATCGAGATCACCCCTTGGGTCTAGATCAAGATCTGCTGACCTGTCACCAAGGCGTGGAAGATGA
- the LOC106763326 gene encoding uncharacterized protein LOC106763326: MAFYTDNDSVICRAFSLSLKDEALEWYNILPPSSVDCFATVETPFRRQYASNRKQESTPAKLVNTKEEKGKILKAFLKRYTKTSRRVKDINHSFIINNLPSCLRLGYFTEKLYAQQPKTMEELQKRAVEDMQISQRKQQQEVDVSRNRKDSRLSFNDDNKGGGSRPKYFPLMPKFDHYTTVNAPRAKILEEALSAELLSVKKLHSPKNVDDGKHCQYHQNLGHIVETKQLTFRTVRSIHYSKNGKPGQNDFIDVWP; this comes from the coding sequence ATGGCGTTCTACACGGACAACGATTCAGTCATATGCAGAGCCTTCTCCTTGTCACTCAAGGACGAGGCTTTGGAATGGTACAACATTCTTCCCCCAAGCTCAGTAGATTGCTTCGCCACCGTGGAAACCCCCTTTAGAAGGCAATATGCCTCCAATCGAAAACAGGAGAGTACACCGGCAAAATTGGTAAATACTAAAGAGGAGAAGGGGAAAATTTTGAAGGCCTTTTTGAAAAGGTATACTAAAACCTCACGACGAGTTAAAGATATTAATCACTCTTTTATCATCAACAATTTGCCTTCATGCCTAAGACTAGGATATTTTACTGAAAAATTGTATGCACAACAACCAAAAACTATGGAAGAACTCCAAAAAAGAGCAGTTGAGGATATGCAAATTTCACAAAGAAAGCAACAACAAGAAGTTGATGTAAGCAGAAATAGAAAGGACAGCAGACTATCGTTCAATGACGACAACAAGGGAGGAGGTTCTCGACCAAAATACTTCCCCCTAATGCCTAAGTTTGATCATTACACAACTGTTAATGCACCCAGGGCAAAAATCCTTGAGGAAGCTCTTAGCGCTGAACTTCTTTCAGTCAAAAAGCTTCATTCACCTAAAAATGTTGATGATGGAAAGCACTGTCAATACCATCAAAACCTAGGGCATATAGTAGAGACCAAACAGTTAACATTTAGGACTGTTCGGTCCATCCACTACAGCAAAAATGGTAAACCAGgtcaaaatgattttattgatGTTTGGCCATAA